One genomic region from Argentina anserina chromosome 2, drPotAnse1.1, whole genome shotgun sequence encodes:
- the LOC126782478 gene encoding SH3 domain-containing protein 2-like: MDAIRKHASRLREQVARQQQAVLKQFGAGGIGGSDNLVTDEAELVQHQKLEKLYISTRAGKHYQRDIVRGVEGYIVIGSKQVEVGTKLSEDSRKYGAENTCTNGSTLSRASLSYGRARAQMEKELGTLLKALGTQVAEPLRAMVMGAPLEDARHLAQRYDRVRQEAEAQAIEVSRRQAKVRETPGNSVDVMKLEASEAKLQDLKSNMGILGKEAAAAMAAVEAQQQRLTLQRLIAMVEAERTYHQRILQILDQLEGEMVSERQRIEAPPSPIVDNSMPPPPPYEEVNGIYASHTHNGLSDGMSYFLGEAMFTYQAVSDVELSLSIGDYVVVRKVANNGWAEGECKGKAGWFPFGYIERRERVLASKVAEVF; this comes from the exons ATGGATGCTATCAGAAAGCACGCCTCCAGGCTCCGCGAACAGGTCGCTCGCCAACAacag GCTGTACTCAAGCAGTTTGGAGCCGGAGGAATTGGAGGTTCAGATAATTTAGTTACTGATGAAGCAGAACTAGTGCAGCATCAGAAACTTGAGAAGCTTTACATATCAACACGTGCTGGAAAG CATTATCAAAGGGATATTGTTCGTGGCGTGGAGGGATATATAGTCATTGGATCCAAACAGGTTGAAGTAG GAACAAAGTTGTCTGAAGATAGCAGGAAATATGGAGCTGAAAATACATGTACTAATGGTAGTACTTTATCAAGAGCTTCATTAAGCTATGGACGTGCTCGCGCTCAAATGGAGAAGGAGCTGGGGACTCTGTTGAAAGCTCTAGGCACACAG GTGGCGGAGCCATTAAGAGCAATGGTAATGGGCGCTCCATTGGAAGATGCTCGGCATCTTGCTCAACGATACGACAGAGTGCGACAAGAAGCTGAAGCTCAG GCTATTGAAGTTTCCAGACGCCAAGCAAAAGTGAGGGAAACACCAGGCAATTCTGTGGATGTAATGAAACTAGAAGCATCAGAAGCAAAGTTGCAAGATCTTAAGTCAAATATGGGAATACTAGGGAAGGAAGCAGCTGCCGCAATGGCCGCAGTCGAGGCTCAACAACAGAGATTGACTCTCCAAAGACTAATTGCAATG GTCGAGGCAGAGCGTACTTATCATCAAAGGATCCTTCAGATACTAGATCAACTTGAAGGAGAG ATGGTATCAGAACGACAACGTATTGAAGCACCTCCTAGCCCCATTGTTGACAACAGCATGCCTCCACCCCCACCTTATGAGGAAGTCAATGGTATATATGCTTCTCATACACATAATGGATTGTCAGACGGCATGAGTTACTTCTTGGGGGAG GCTATGTTTACATATCAAGCTGTATCTGACGTGGAGCTCAGTTTATCAATTGGTGACTATGTTGTTGTTCGAAAG GTAGCCAACAATGGTTGGGCAGAAGGCGAATGCAAAGGCAAAGCAGGTTGGTTCCCATTTGGATATATTGAAAGACGGGAACGAGTTCTTGCAAGCAAGGTGGCTGAAGTGTTCTAA